Genomic segment of Malania oleifera isolate guangnan ecotype guangnan chromosome 7, ASM2987363v1, whole genome shotgun sequence:
CTGAAGTGGTAAATAGGAGCCTTGGGGACCTATTGAGATGTTTGGTAGGTGAGAACATCACAActtgggatttatgccttccTATGGCCGAGTTTGCATTCAATAGTTCATTGAATAGGACCACAGGACTTAGCCCATTTCAAGTTGTCAGAGGATATAATCCTAGGAAGCCTGTAGATCTCATTCCATTAACACCTAATTCTAAAGTGAGCGAGCAGGCTGATACATTTGCAAAGCACACACATGATCTACACTCTCatataagaatgaaaattaatttaagcaatgagcattataaatctattgtTGATGTACATCGCAGGTTGCAGGAATTTTGAGAAGGTTATATGATTATGGTTTGAATTCGCTCCGAACGGATTCCTTcaagaaagctaagaaaacttCATGCCAAAAAGATGGGACCATTCAAAGTTCTCAAGAAAATAAGCTCTAATGCTTATATGTTAGATATTCTTGATGATTTTGGTATAAGCAATATATTTAATGTTGAAGATATTACGCCCTTTCTGGAACCTAATTCTTTTGTAGAACCTAACCCTACTAACCCAGTAGATGAACCTACTCCATTCATAACTCCAGTTGCACCAGAAAAGCCAAATTTACCTTTGCCACCACCATTAGTCCCACCAAAGAAACTCGAGCAAATTGAAGACATTTTGGACCTTAAAACAACAAAAACATGAGCTGGAACGTACCAAAAGTTTCTGGTCAAATGGAAAGGGAAACCATTATTAGAAAGCAGTTGGATTCTTAACGATGATGTTCTTCGTCTCAACCCGGAGCTATATATTGAGTACTTTTGAAATAATTCTCCAAAGGAGAATTCTTTTCGATcggggagagatgatggggatcaacatgcaccttGAGCATCATTCACGGATATTGTGACACTTGGATGACCACCCGAAGTCCACTATTGGATGTTAACTTTATTTGCAacaattgaagcttctcttggaagctagcttggaaagaggatgacaacttgcaagtcattAAGTCTTGatttttcaagaagcatttatttcattttaagttcctagactccactatcataattattctagttcctaggcacctatttcctatgacaaactatttcctaggaacctcattgcatatgttttaaatgttttattttacttttatattttctttaatctcttaagaagccatgtgcaagtcatgtgcatgctcatgtaaggctataaatatgtcatcacttgtattgtaaaagggatctttgcattatcaatTGAAAAGAAAGTCTTTACTTgaacttgtgaatcttgttcctctccttgtgagtaaGTAGTGTGAGGCTATGTTCCATCTCCCcggagattgggtggtgagagaccacgacaacatcaacgtcatcatcaacactacacgCTCACTTCTCTTTCACAGTTCACAGCCACAACCTtcctcaagcttcattcttgtctTAAGATTCCTAAGAGTCAACAAGCTTGTTCGTGGTGCGATCAAGTACTCGTGTGTCTTGGTGTTTGTCATTCCGAACCTTTTGGTAAGATCttttcaattccttgtttgtgGCCATCTAAAACAGCCCCTAAAAGTACCTTATACGCCATGAAACTCTACCTGAATCCTTGAttgaaaaccttgttcattctctttgactcttcctagattttcaacatgaacatgcttgctaCTACTGTGCTTaaggatatttgatttgtatgctaagacttgtgatctaagacttctaatataacatcttttaaagtgaacttgattacttgaatgaaatgatcaactaagggcttttaaaccaaatcatatacattttcaaaatccaacaacttgtgatcattagaatatgtttgttaTGTTCATGATTGGTTAATTGAATTCTTCCCATAGATTGTGAATGATATTGTGAGTGTGCTACAAAGAGGGCCAACTGTTGGATTGGGGCTACTTAGAACCGTCCTACATCACTCTGTCCCTATGATCTGCTGCTCCAAAAATGCCAAACATCAATACAGAAGTACAGTATAGTCAGAAGTACTATACAGTCTTTAAACTTGCTTTTCACTGATCCTTTTATCGCCTTCATAATTCTCCCCTGgttgcaaaaaaaaaatctcatccTTGAGTTTTAAGAGTAAAGCACCATCTGCCATGATTTGCATCTTCAATTTTAGATAATTAGATCTTTATAGTATTTGATAGTCTTCACATATATTCTTAACTTTGCTAGAACATCAAAATTCAATGGTTGAAAACTCCCACTCTTTATGTTGATATGTTTCATGACTGATAAGATTAGAAATTTCCATCTTGACACTACATCTGTTAGAATTTGTTTCCCCATAGTTTGGCCTTACTGGAACATGAGCAACCCCTCATCCCCTTGATTGTTGTTGCTGGCATACCTTGCTGAATTTTTAATGCTGCAAAATCAATTGAATAACCAGTCCATTATTTGGATTCTTTAATGTTCTCTATTACTCCTCTTACCTCTTGAGGGCAAATAAGCTCACCATCTAAAACATCAGCACTAATAGATCCAAAATCAAGTCCAATTTTTTTAATTGCCATCTTGATTGAAATGTTGAATTTCATGAGATAACTTCAAGGTATGTcaagatgatgatgattatgatcAAATAGCCACTTGATTTGCATTTGCATCATGTTCTTTTCACAGCCACATTCCATGCAATCCTTCTTTTGATTAGCACATTCAAGATCTATTATTGGAGAAACATGCAGCCATTCTTCCTTAAAGGTGTTTCGCTCTTCCACTATCAGATTTAGTTGTTCACCTGGCTGGCTTTAGTCTTGCATACCATTCTGCTATCTTTTCTGATCATTCTATTCAGACTTGGTTGGCAGGTAACTTCAAATATGTAAATTCTACACAAAAACTGTGTGCATAATCTCAGAAGATTACAGAATTTAGCACCAGCCATCAGTAGAACTTTCGAATTCAATGATTCAATTTCAATTCATTCTTAAACCAAGCCACGGTAATCGTTTTATTTTCAACTACTCCACACCTCATAGtgaaatattactatttctaagCAATATCGAGAACAGGCATAGTACCACATATAAGCAAAATAATCTAATTAAAAAGCTTTTGAGTTTCATATTCGCTTCAAGCTGCTACGTATTCAGTTTCTTATAACATATTCATTTATGCACACAGGATCTCTTACCTATGAAAACATCAAGGAGCAACTAAAGCTTTAATACCAAACTGCCACATGACAGATTAGGAAAAGATATGTTTCCATGCCTAAGAAGTGGTTGGGTCAGGGAGCATGTGGGATTTTGCTATTTTAAATTTTGGCAAGTATCCCAGGGCTTAAAAGTCGACTAAGGATAGATTTAATTGGGGTTTAACGATAAGGTCTAGAATTGAAATAACATAGAGCTGGAAATTCTGGTGGAAAGAATGAACTAAGAGGATTAGAATTTTATGATGGCAAAGCGAAAACATTCTAGGGTTTTAGGGCAGCAGAAGGATGGAATAGTGATTAGGGCTGTATGGAGAAGGAAAAAGAGAAGTTCATATGCTGTGAACAGTGTACAAAGTccttggaagaagaagaagaaggaggataGAAACTCCGAAATCCATCTAAGGTTTGTGAGAATACACAAGGCCAAGATAAAACAATATGTTCAAAAATTCTTATTCAACACctatcaaaaatataaaaattcttgTTCATTCATCTatcaaaaatcaaaagattaCAGCCCTTCAATAGACTCCACAGTCCACACTTACCAATTCTACCAAGATTCATCTTGCttggaaaacaaaagaaacttCTAAACCAACCCTTAACTTCCAAGCATATAATTTGACAACTAGAATCACTAAAAGACTCTTCAAAATTACCCTCTGCATATactatcaaaataaatataaaattaaaaaaaattacaactcTGCCCTTAAGACCTAGAAATGAAACAAACTGTTTGTGAATAAATCTGTGGCTCAGCTCGGTAAAACACATTTGAGCTTATCCATTTGCATAAATAAGCAATTCCCAAACCAACTTTTAAGGCCCATCTAACAAGCTGAGCCTGAACCATTCCGAGCTAGGGGATTGTTTAAGCTTGTCCATAGTTCACTTACATGCTCGTTTTGGGCTTGTTTTTAAGCTTGGATTAGGACCCTTTGGGGGCTTACTGGTGTGATCATTTTTAAAGGCTCAGAGGCGGCGAAAATGATGTCGACTCACAGAACACTTAATCTTAGAATCCTTTGGTCTTCATCTTTCACTCTTTTCCCCATTTTCCTAATTCTCAAGTCAACAAACCTACAACTAACTCTGCAGTTCTAGTACCAAGAGCTGACAGACAAATTCCATGCTCATTGACCCCCAACAGTTTCTATTGCTGATAGGGCAAAAGGATGTCAACATGGTGGCATTACCACAACATCCTATGTTTCTGTACATAAATTTATCAAATAAGCCTGGTTTAAATTAAAACAAACTAAAGCTAGGTAACAAGCTCCAGCTCGGCTCAAACATGTTTAATGACTTAATGAAACAAGCTTGAAAAATTATGCTCAAGCGCAGTTTAAGCTTGGCTTGAGCTTGAACTTGGTTAAAATTTTCATGAAGAAACATGAGCAGATGAAGATCAACTCAGCTCCTTTGCGGCCGTAAGATCTGCTGCTCCAAAAACACCAAACAGCAATACCAAAAATAAAGTGGTCTTTAAACTTGCTTTTCCTTGATCATTTTATAAAACAATCATGTTAGTTGGTAGGGGTACAGATACATCGCACTCCTCATCTCATCCTAGACTCGGGTCAACATATATTTTCCTTCTAAAGATCTGTTCTTCTTTAATCCACCAAGTTGTAGTTGTACCCTTCAATTTAGATTCGGCCACTTTGGGTCACTTTAATGTTAGACCACCACCAAAAACAGTCCTCCAAAAAACCATCAAATCCATCAGGATCATCActgttaaaatcaaaattttttttaatttagctCCCCTGTTTGAATAATCATTTGAGTCTTCTTACCTATCAAAACTGCAACAACTGGATTAACTTCCTGTTTGGTAGAATTATGAATTGGTCTCTTGCCCTCAAGCTGCAACTTGAGTTGTTAACCTATTCAAATTTCAAAGCATTAGCAATGTTCTACAAAGCATGTGCCTCCCTACTGGATAACAATTCAACATTTGCATATAACTCAAAATTAATCGCCATGTTGCTGGACCTTTTTCCTTCTGTctgctttatttttagttttattttatttttatgagcTCAATTTGAGAATAGATTCTCTGGAAAAAAGGATGAAAGGATTGGAGAGGAACCAAGACAAATTTCGTGGGGAAACATTCAAGTCTTGAAGGTTTTCTTTTTTGCCAACAATCTTACAATACCAAGAGATATTTCTACTCCTTCAAAAACTCTTAAGATTTCTTTCCCTTCAAGTAATCCCAAAAATAATTGTTAAAGAAAACAGATCTGTGCTGCTAAACAATAGGATGGTTTGCAACTTAGTAGAGATGCATTGTACTTGGGATTGAATATTTTAATCCAAAATCTAATCAATATTTAATCATTTAACCTGTTTAGCCCCTAGACTTCTTCCAATTTGATTGGCAAATAACCAAACATATCCTCTTCCATCAGGAGTCATGACAGCTACAGCCATTCAACCTGATCCATTGCCATCCCTATCTAGATGCACACTAGGACACTTCCTAAAGAAAAGAATTTAATGTTCTGAGAACAAGTCTCACATTTTCCTTGTACAAGATGAATGCAAATACTAGCAAATGTATGTTATTTCCCTAAGATAGGAACATACATTTTCAATATTGGTCCTCCTTGAAACATCTTGTTTATGTGATTTTCTCATGCAATTACCAGCAAATGCAACTTGTTTCCATGATATATAGGAACATCCATTTTCTCCATTGGTCCTTCTTCCAGCATATTGTTTATGTGATTTTCTCATGCATCTTTCTTTTTACCCATAAGTTTCAAATTAATTTGTCATGGGGCTTTTTGCAATCTCACAAGCACTAATCTTTCATGTACTCCAAAAGAGTGCTGCTTATGTAATTCTCCAGGCTTTTTGGTCTACTGAAGCCAGAAAGAATCAGCCAAACTATCAGAGCATCAGTTAACACATCAAGAATTACCCATCTTAGCATCCAATACTCACTAGATGCTTCCATTTTTTTGGCCACTGAAGGATAAattatcaaaaaatttaaaaacaaaatcctTTCCGTCTGCACACTTCTTTGATGTTAACTTACATGCATAATCTTTGAATCTAGCTTGTCACGAGAAGTGTTGCTAAAGAACAGTGTCGCTTTTGAATTCAGTAAATCAAACAACTCCTATTTCTTAGTGTCTTAGTCAAAAAACAAATCATATACTTTTCTTgaggaattattaaaattatttggtAATCAATGAAGAGTGCAATTTGAAAGCTATTCTCTTTTCTAGAGCTGAATATTCTCAGAGACAGCAACCATCCAACAAAAGGAACCAATCTACCAAGCACATTACACTGAGAAAATTAGCATTGGCAAAAGAAGCTAAAGAATTTGTATAGACACAAATCCACTAGAATGAATTCCTTATTCATAGGATTCAAGGACTAAAATTCTGCACTCCACATTCATTCCCACCCTCCAAAAATAAGAGTCAAACAATTAAGCCACCCAATTAAGCAACCACACTACAAAATCTATAATAAGACAACAAAATGTGCGCACATACATACTCTGTGTGTGTCTGTATTACATACATGATGTTAaccaaaaaaagtaaaaaataaataaaaagaaaaggtaaGATGGGAATCCAAACCTCTTAACCACATAGGAGCAGCCCTTGTAGAGCTTCTGCTTGGAGTCCGATAGTATATGCGAATGACAGAAGCGTGCCAAAGCCATAGCCTTCGTCTTGCATCCGGCCACAGCGCACTTCCTCACCCCTTCATCTGGCCCTGACCCTAATTTCCCATTCTCTCCATTCACTTCCATAATGTCCGTACAATTCGCATTGAAACTGCCATTCTTATTCTCGTCCTCTTTGAAGGCGCTCTTGCCATATTCCCAGTAGTATTCCTTGTACCTGGCCCTGAGTTCCTCCATTAGCAGCCAGTAAAGAATCTTGTAGATCCGCAAAAGCTGCTTCACTCGGCGGGACCGCCGGGTCAACACCTCCCGGCGAGTCAGGAACTCAGAATTGGAGAGGGCCTTGTCCTGCTCTGAGCCATCAATAGTCATTTGAGCCTCAGCTAGAGGTGAGAACGGAGCCTGAGATGAGGTGGGATCAGCCATTGCAATTGGTTTCTGAGTCGCCAACGATTAGGGTTTTGACTTTTGGATCTGGGTAGACCTGACAAAGCAGATCAGGTCGGATAATCTACggcggataaggcggattatcggatgaagaaatcataatccatattcaactcgtttaagtggcggattaggcaGTTTCGAGTtagataattcatggcggatgagCGGATAATCCTCCATTCTCaaatgtaattttaataataatttattttgcgtcataataatttaagttgcATACGAcaacttgcgattagtttgtgtattaacttttccagtaactatatcaatcattcaaacGTTTATACTAATTAATAACTCCTGATTCATGTAAGTAAAACTGTAAGCATTAAAACAGAATAAATTAGTCCAAATCTAACTCAAAATAGAAATTCAAACCTTGTGAGTctctctaaaatctaaacattacaGCTATTTTTAAAGCATGCGAGTTTCTTTAAACACAACTATTTTCAAATCGTGGGAATCTCTCAAAATAGACATTCCCAatttttcatattaaaaataGGATATTATCATTCTCTATTCAATGTTATGATGCATTCTTATTTACATCACTATGATaacatcttttaatttttttaaactacAAATTcttatattatgattttatatccTTAAAATAGACATTACTTGAATGAAAGGTAACCTTAATTCTTAAAAACTATCTCATTATCTCTTGCTCTATCAATAAAGTTGCAAAGCAATGCTCAAATTACATAACTCAAATTgcattgactttttttttttttaaattcacaacAATTAAAATCATAAGTTCGAAATTCATACTCTTAAACACGATTGAATGTTCTCccaacatattttctttttttcaaataagTTGTAGAATgtggttcttttttttttaactcccGTTGAATAAAGGGCAAGGCTCAATTGTAATAGAAGAAAGCAGAGTTATAAGTGACTTAAAAGAGTTGTACCAATTGAAAATATTGTTATGTtcaatatattaaataataataattgaaaaagtAGATGGTTtctatgaaaataaaatataataataagaaaataaatttttttcattgtattttctctctatattaaTACTATTCAAAATAAAGATTACTCAAATAAGATTAAAAACTaacataaaatttaaaatgaGAAATTTGTTCAAAATTTTTTTGTATATTCCTCAAATTTCTCCGTGATTAAATACAAAAAAGTAGAACCTCtcatattttctttcatttttaatatttttttcgtAGTTCAATATAGAACCATAGCATACAGCTAATTCCTCTTCTACACAGTTTCACAACCAAACATAAAAGAAGTAAAatcttttgacttttccttttttttttttttgtccaaatattttccaatttcaaaacaaaattttactattttttttacaATAACTTAACTCTAAACACACGTTTGGAACCATAAGGATTGGATGTCAGATTTATATTTTTAGTGTGAAATTATATTGAATACCATCTAAGTACAAAGCTCGAAATCAACAACCTCAAATACAACTTAAGACAAATTTTTTATGGGCTGATTGGCattattgtcaaaaattacagaaaaaaaaccaaaaaaaaaaatttaaaaataagaatcaAAAAATCAAACCCAACAAACGACTCAGAAGTCAGAACTTAGAAGACAAATTTCCCCAAAAGAGAGAGAGTTGAACCTCGTTCCGTGGTTCGTGAAGCTGAAGCAACGAGCGAGTGATGGGCCGCAGTCGGCGAAAGTGAAACCCTAAACGAAAGTGAATGAGAAGTGAGAACGCAGAGAATGAGAGAAGAATCAGAAGATTCAGATTTCAGACTGTAGAGTGCTGTCTGTGCAGTGTAGTGTGTACACAGAGTAAGAGTGTACACTGTAACGGCGAGCGACTCGAGCGAGAGAGCGATGGGCGAACAGCGAACTGACGAAGGTACGGCAACACCGCGAGGCGAGGGTTGTCACAGACTCACAAAGGTCCGCGAGCGAGCGATGGGCGGCAATCGACGACGGCGACGAAAAATGAAAGTATGAAACCCTAAACGAAAGTGAATGGGAACTGGGAAGTGAGAATGCAGAGAATGAGAGAAGAATCAAAAGATTCAGATGAGTGAGACGTGGTCACGTGAGTACTGTGTGCTGTCTGTGGCCTGTGCTGAGAATCTGGGCCAGGAGGTGTGGGCCGCGTGGCGTGGGCACCGTGCAGTTGGCAGTGAATTGGCCGTGGGTCAGTGGGTTGGGGAGCTGTTGGGCTTTATGGGTTAACCATTAAAGAGCCTTTAAATGAGTTGGCGGATATTCGTCGTATAAATCGACCCGACCCGAAGGCAGATATAAAATGAAAAACTATATTGAACTCATTTAATAAACAGCTCTATTATAACCAATAAAATAGATCGAATTCAATTTAAATTAACgaatttttatctattttatcaATTCTAATTTTGGGTTTTTCATAGTATACTACTATCTTAAAATTTAGATGAACGTCGTTATAGGCTCACTTGAATGTACTTGATTCAATGTATTACCGTTTTGAATGGTTAAATCGCAACATTTATTTGTGGCAGTAGATTTCTAATTTCCATTTTTCTTTGCAGTCATAGTACATATGCTTAGGAACTAGGGTGAGTTTAGCTCCTTTTTTTACTTCAATTTTTCTCTTTTAAAAGTAAAAGTTGAGTCAAGCGTGTTTAgtagataattttttaaaatttttaaaattaatttttaacttttttggTGAACTAAAAGTTAACTTTTTCTCTAACAAATTATTCAATTTCATTGCTATCTTTAATTTTTTCCATATATTACAAAGTTATCCATTCATTAATTATATTTCTTAAAAATACATatgaattttaatcattttaaatacttttaagcattttacttttttttttaacaagcactcaaagttagtttttttttcttttcctaggAACTTAAAAAGCCACCGCCAGGGAATGCAAAATTCAGCTCCCTTTTAAAAGGCCATTTTGAATTGCGATTGATAGgataaattttagattttaattttaaatttgataGTTGAagataaatgtgtatataattttataatttgcTTAAATCATCATATCTAAGATTCAAAATTCAATCTCTTTAAAGTTAAATCTTAGATTTGCATCTTAATTAGTATACATTCCAATAAGATGCAATATAATTATTTGCTTTCTAAAATTCTAATGCTAAATCTTGGTAGTTTCAATTGTAGAATTCTAACCCGCTTTTCCATTCTAATCCTCATTCAAATTTTATTCTCTCAATTTTATGCATGCACTAATTTATATGTTCTCTTTATTCAACTTATCGTAAACTATGACACAATCAATTCGGTGATCATTTCATAAATTTAGCATAATTCCATATTTGGGTAATACTTCATTCCAATATTCGTGCATTAGGAGATTCTAAAAAAATGAACACAATTGCAGTGTGTCTTTGTCACACCCCAACTGTTTGAAAAATTTTCCTTATATTATGTTTTCTTATTCTCATTTTATACTATTTGGAATTGTTGTTAGAGTGAATCTTCATAATTAGGTTTTTCCATACTagtctaaaaaaaaattaaaatgtattTTATTGAGTAGTGTTTAATGTTTGTCAGAAAAATGCCGCCACAAAAAATGAACCTAAGAACCAAAGATCCATCAATTTTAATATATTTCTAATCCTAGTTTTTTATATTctcaaatttaaaacttaaataaattaatattgaCTAATCAAATATCACATTTTATGTTTAAAAATGATTTCTTAATGAAATGAGTTCCCATATTCCACCAATCACTCATTATTTTGATTCATTAATGTTCTTTAAAGAATATATGGAGATATGCTTttactattttgaaaaaaaaaaaaaaaaagtcaaacaTTTTCAACAAGTATGAATTATTATTCTAAATTtgtcaatcttttttttttagaaacaaatatattttctttgttgtaatagtaactagaaagataataatatttatatttttaccatGCATAGCAAGTTTGAACGCAGGCTCGCCATTAAAATACAATTCATGAACTCTTTTCtatttattttgaatatataaaaaattacaaaaacctCTCACATGATATCAAAGTTGGGTCGAAActgataaaaataaatagttttgATAATTTCTTCCTCTTTTTCCCTTACAAGCTtctaaacaattaaaaaaaaaaattagtcccAGCCTAGATACAGAGATCAATATCAATCAGTGTTACCCACAAACATCAATAATCACATGATCTATTCTttgtaataatatattaaaagaCATACAAGCCATCAGCATCAACCCTAGCCTCTTCTAAACCAAGCATACATCAAAGTTCATCCAAACAACACCAAGAAAATATAGAAAACccataaaacaacaagaaaaccCACAAAGACAGCAAGAAATCCAGAAAACTATTGAGTGGTTttgggccttctcaaccccaaagtCTAACTCATGAGAcgagactttccctcacacttaataactgaccaccaagccCCTTCCGCAACCGATGTGGGACAACCCCAACAATCCCCCCTCACACATCGGGCTCCAAGCTCCTCAAGAATTGGGCTCCAAATCGGCAGCATCATATGCCCGGCATCCCAAGGAGAAACCATGGGCTCTGATACTAGTGTTGGGTGGTCTTGGGTCTTCTCTGTAAGATCttaaaaatatttccttttgATTGATGAAAATCATCATCAAGCCAGAATCAGTCATCtcaaatcatcaataaaattAAACTAAATGCGAAAGCATACCTAAATCCATAGCGTTCTAAGATGTGTCAAGCCGTGCGGATGACCTTCCAGATCAACACGTAATATTCAGAGAATTCTTTTGGCATTTTATGTATTCTCTCTGACAATGGGATGACAAAAGAGAAATTTTTGGAACCATTCGTGCTATATGGGGACCATAACCACTATTTATATAATCGTTGGTCATATATGTGTATTTCTGTTTTTGCCCATCATAATAAACGGAAATTGCCACTAAAGTATCTACACATTAAAGGTCCACAACCTATCAGATACTGTTAGACCTAGTGGTTAAGGGTTTTTCATTTCAACTTTGTTTTTATGACAACAActcattagcagttctttaaggttaGTAACAGTCTTTTTCTAGTCCAGCTCAGCTGCACAGAACAGCtccaaagcaagcataaagagTTAAGCAGTCTCAAACCGGCAAAGAGCAACATATGACAAAACCAGAACCTTGCCACTCAACCAAAGCGTTCATGGATCCCGCATAGCAAGCACAAGCACTAGGTTGTGTGTGTGAGATTAGAGTGATTGATATTGTAATCCTCTGTGTATGGTGCGACTCAAAAGTAAAGCAAAAGATGGGCAAATCACATATAGATCACTAGAACACAGGCACAGTCTCACTTATATAACAAGTCAAGTAAAACTACACAAAATGTCTAAAACCctcaaacatattttattaaaccTAAGACATCTTAAAATAGCTAAGAGATCATTtctaaaataaagaaaatgaccTTTTTACTTTGACAAAAACTTGGTTGAAATAATTTCAGAAAAGTAAAAGGTCTCGTAGACGAATATAGGGGTCTCGTCATCGAACACaggggtctcatcgacgaacacaggggtttcgtcgacgagaacaacacAGAACCTCGTTGATGTACATAGggtactcgttgacgagaataTACCGAGAACACCAAAAAGTTCAGagcaccttcgtcaacgaatacaggggattcgatGATGAAGTCTGTTCAAATTTTGTtgacgtacacagggtactcgtcaACGAAAAGAAATCGAGACCTATCAAAATTCAGAACCACTACCTC
This window contains:
- the LOC131159899 gene encoding uncharacterized protein LOC131159899 isoform X2; this encodes MADPTSSQAPFSPLAEAQMTIDGSEQDKALSNSEFLTRREVLTRRSRRVKQLLRIYKILYWLLMEELRARYKEYYWEYGKSAFKEDENKNGSFNANCTDIMEVNGENGKLGSGPDEGVRKCAVAGCKTKAMALARFCHSHILSDSKQKLYKGCSYVVKRT
- the LOC131159899 gene encoding uncharacterized protein LOC131159899 isoform X1, translating into MADPTSSQAPFSPLAEAQMTIDGSEQDKALSNSEFLTRREVLTRRSRRVKQLLRIYKILYWLLMEELRARYKEYYWEYGKSAFKEDENKNGSFNANCTDIMEVNGENGKLGSGPDEGVRKCAVAGCKTKAMALARFCHSHILSDSKQKLYKGCSYVVKSAQTGPILCGKPILKSTVPAICPTHLQIGEKHLARALKKAGLNVSSPSKVAPKLHVLAKEFVYQIQAKRRAAKKASAAKVEIKEEKAS